In the Streptomyces sp. BHT-5-2 genome, one interval contains:
- a CDS encoding helix-turn-helix transcriptional regulator, translating into MSPRKDPDPSSSVPSFYGAELRYLRESAGLTLDQLVDGSFRGAPLLSRIERGELGMPMDLAVHIDKRLKTDGFFQRHCENVQQARRSGIAAYFADVVEMEVRATTVEEWAPGVFPGLLQTDAYVRQLVRTGKPWLKAKEVEKLVRARMARADFWKRDDHAYYWGILHESLIRRPTLPPDQMADQLDHIVAVIRNSGSVLQLLPEAAATGPNMMGDLRVMAFPDAPTIAYTENVHSGQVIDFPPLVTEYRRSYDLLRAAALPPEASLPMIEEAAKGYRHEAQLQD; encoded by the coding sequence ATGTCCCCGCGCAAGGATCCCGACCCGTCGTCGAGTGTCCCGTCCTTCTACGGCGCCGAGTTGCGCTACTTGCGGGAGAGCGCGGGCCTCACACTCGACCAGTTGGTAGACGGCAGCTTCCGCGGCGCACCGCTGCTGAGCCGGATTGAGCGCGGCGAACTCGGCATGCCGATGGACCTTGCGGTTCACATCGACAAGAGGCTCAAGACGGACGGTTTCTTCCAGCGCCACTGTGAGAACGTGCAACAAGCACGCCGCTCCGGCATCGCCGCGTACTTCGCAGATGTCGTGGAAATGGAGGTCCGTGCGACGACGGTCGAGGAGTGGGCACCTGGCGTCTTCCCTGGACTTTTGCAGACCGACGCCTACGTCCGACAACTCGTACGAACGGGCAAGCCCTGGTTGAAGGCCAAGGAGGTCGAGAAGCTTGTCCGCGCACGAATGGCGCGCGCCGACTTCTGGAAGCGCGACGACCACGCCTACTACTGGGGCATCCTGCACGAGTCGCTCATTCGTCGACCAACTCTGCCGCCCGATCAGATGGCCGACCAGCTGGACCACATCGTCGCAGTGATCCGAAACAGCGGGAGCGTTCTTCAACTCTTGCCCGAAGCCGCGGCAACAGGCCCCAACATGATGGGGGATCTGCGAGTCATGGCCTTTCCCGATGCGCCCACCATCGCCTACACCGAGAACGTCCACAGCGGCCAAGTCATCGACTTCCCCCCGCTCGTGACGGAGTATCGGAGGTCGTACGATCTGCTCAGGGCTGCCGCACTGCCGCCTGAGGCGTCCCTGCCCATGATCGAAGAAGCGGCGAAGGGCTATCGACATGAAGCGCAGCTACAGGATTGA
- a CDS encoding ATP-binding protein: protein MTVRLLAVPKEVPLLRRALRAHLGTAATCEVELCVSELVGNVIRHVGEGTPVTVHVGRTGDGRMRIEVVDPEPRALPVLLRAAADDEGGRGIALLDAVALRWGVRQEEAGKTVWCEVAGESATA from the coding sequence ATGACCGTACGGCTGCTCGCCGTACCGAAGGAGGTCCCGCTGCTGCGGCGGGCCCTCCGCGCACATCTCGGCACGGCGGCGACCTGCGAGGTCGAACTGTGCGTCAGCGAACTCGTCGGCAACGTGATCCGGCACGTGGGCGAGGGCACGCCCGTCACCGTCCACGTCGGCCGGACCGGGGACGGGCGGATGCGGATCGAGGTCGTCGACCCCGAGCCGCGGGCCCTGCCGGTACTGCTCCGGGCCGCCGCGGACGACGAGGGCGGGCGCGGGATAGCGCTGTTGGACGCCGTGGCGCTGCGGTGGGGCGTGCGGCAGGAGGAGGCCGGCAAGACGGTCTGGTGCGAAGTGGCGGGAGAGTCGGCGACGGCGTAG
- the cseC gene encoding two-component system sensor histidine kinase CseC: protein MVRLALRTGLRWKLSAAIALVGALVAVALSLVVHNAARVSMLDNSRDVQIERLNFTQKIFESTNRLQFGAKIDDPRLPKDLRKEVAEGEKATYLEDTGQTAPDVWAASPLGNGRVLSLHDRFPDRFAVLDDLDQALLIGSTAVVVGGCALGVLVGGRLSKRLRKAAAAAGKLADGDTSVRIRDEVGSGRVRDETDDLAWAVDAMSDALQQRIEAERRVTADIAHELRTPVTGLLTAAELLPPGRPSELVRDRAQAMRTLVEDVLEVARLDGHAERAELQDVALGEFVTRRVRALDAGVAVEVIRDAEVSTDPRRLERILGNLIANASRHGKPPIEVSVEGRVIRVRDHGTGFPEALLREGPSRFRTGSSDRAGVGHGLGLTIAVGQARVLGARLTFRNADELTDGSTGAVSVLWLPENAPTATGSFPVIQLPDR, encoded by the coding sequence GTGGTCAGGCTGGCCCTGCGAACGGGCCTGAGATGGAAACTCAGCGCCGCGATCGCGCTCGTCGGGGCGCTGGTCGCGGTGGCGTTGAGCCTTGTCGTGCACAACGCCGCGCGGGTCTCCATGCTCGACAACAGCCGCGACGTCCAGATAGAGCGGCTCAACTTCACACAGAAGATCTTCGAGTCGACCAATCGCCTCCAGTTCGGCGCGAAGATCGACGATCCGAGGCTGCCCAAGGATCTCCGCAAGGAGGTCGCCGAGGGCGAGAAGGCCACGTATCTGGAGGACACCGGGCAGACCGCGCCCGACGTGTGGGCGGCCTCGCCGCTCGGCAACGGCCGGGTGCTGTCGCTCCACGACCGCTTCCCCGACCGTTTCGCCGTGCTCGACGACCTCGACCAGGCGCTGCTGATCGGTTCCACGGCCGTGGTCGTCGGCGGCTGTGCGCTGGGCGTCCTGGTGGGCGGGCGGCTCTCCAAGCGGCTGCGGAAGGCGGCCGCGGCGGCCGGGAAGCTGGCCGACGGCGACACCTCCGTCCGGATCCGCGACGAGGTCGGGAGCGGCCGGGTCCGTGACGAGACGGACGATCTGGCGTGGGCGGTGGACGCCATGTCCGACGCGCTCCAGCAGCGGATCGAGGCCGAGCGGCGGGTGACGGCGGACATCGCGCACGAGCTGCGTACGCCCGTGACCGGGCTGCTGACCGCCGCCGAACTGCTGCCCCCCGGTCGCCCTTCCGAACTGGTCCGCGACCGGGCCCAGGCCATGCGCACCCTCGTCGAGGACGTGCTGGAGGTGGCGCGGCTGGACGGCCATGCCGAGCGCGCCGAGCTTCAGGACGTCGCGCTGGGCGAGTTCGTCACGCGGCGGGTGCGCGCGCTCGATGCGGGCGTCGCGGTTGAGGTCATCCGTGACGCGGAGGTCTCCACCGACCCGCGCCGCCTCGAACGCATCCTCGGCAACCTCATCGCCAACGCGTCCCGGCACGGCAAGCCGCCCATCGAGGTCAGCGTGGAGGGCCGCGTCATCCGGGTCCGCGACCACGGGACCGGCTTTCCGGAGGCGCTGCTGCGGGAGGGGCCGAGCCGTTTCCGTACCGGCAGCAGCGACCGGGCCGGCGTCGGCCACGGCCTGGGGCTGACGATCGCCGTGGGCCAGGCGCGGGTGCTGGGCGCCCGGTTGACCTTCCGCAACGCGGACGAGCTGACGGACGGGTCGACGGGCGCGGTCTCCGTGCTGTGGCTCCCGGAGAACGCGCCTACGGCCACCGGGAGCTTTCCGGTGATCCAGCTGCCGGATCGCTGA
- the cseB gene encoding two-component system response regulator CseB codes for MADTHVLFVEDDDVIREATQLALERDGFVVTAMPDGLAGLEAFRANRPDIALLDVMVPGLDGVSLCRRIRDESTVPVIMLSARADSIDVVLGLEAGADDYVTKPFDGAVLVARIRAVLRRFGHASGPDDRAGAGAGDSADLAEAVLRFGDLEVDTEGMEVRKGGETVALTPTEMRLLLEFSTAPNTVLSRDRLLERVWDYGWGGDTRVVDVHVQRLRGKIGQDRIETVRGFGYKLRG; via the coding sequence ATGGCCGACACCCACGTGCTCTTCGTCGAGGACGACGACGTCATCCGCGAGGCCACCCAGCTCGCACTGGAGCGGGACGGCTTCGTGGTCACCGCCATGCCCGACGGACTCGCGGGCCTGGAGGCGTTCCGCGCCAACCGTCCCGACATCGCGCTGCTCGACGTGATGGTCCCCGGGCTGGACGGCGTGAGCCTCTGCCGCCGTATCCGCGACGAGTCCACCGTCCCCGTGATCATGCTCTCCGCCCGCGCCGACTCGATCGACGTGGTGCTCGGGCTGGAGGCCGGCGCCGACGACTACGTCACCAAGCCGTTCGACGGCGCGGTGCTGGTCGCCCGGATCCGCGCCGTGCTGCGCCGCTTCGGCCACGCCAGCGGCCCGGACGACCGCGCCGGCGCCGGCGCGGGGGACTCGGCCGACCTCGCGGAGGCCGTGCTGCGCTTCGGCGACCTGGAGGTCGACACCGAGGGCATGGAGGTCCGCAAGGGCGGCGAGACCGTCGCGCTGACGCCGACCGAGATGCGGCTGCTGCTGGAGTTCTCCACCGCGCCGAACACCGTCCTCTCCCGCGATCGGCTGCTGGAGCGGGTCTGGGACTACGGCTGGGGCGGTGACACCCGGGTCGTGGACGTCCACGTCCAGCGGTTGCGCGGCAAGATCGGCCAGGACCGGATCGAGACGGTCCGCGGCTTCGGATACAAGCTGAGAGGCTGA
- a CDS encoding SigE family RNA polymerase sigma factor, producing MATSGGKVLDFEEYVRTRQDALLRSARRLVPDPVDAQDLLQTALVRTYGRWDGIADKSLADAYLRRVMINTRTEWWRARKLEEVPTEQLPDASVDDGTEQRADRALLMDILGVLAPKQRSVVVLRHWEQMSTEETAAALGMSTGTVKSTLHRALARLRQELENRDIDARILERGQQERERCAA from the coding sequence ATGGCGACCAGCGGCGGCAAGGTACTGGACTTTGAAGAGTACGTGCGGACCCGGCAGGATGCCCTGCTGCGCAGCGCCCGGCGCCTGGTGCCGGACCCGGTCGACGCCCAGGACCTGCTCCAGACGGCCCTCGTCCGCACCTACGGCCGCTGGGACGGCATCGCGGACAAGTCGCTGGCCGACGCCTACCTCCGCCGCGTCATGATCAACACCCGTACCGAGTGGTGGCGCGCCCGCAAGCTGGAGGAGGTGCCCACCGAGCAGCTCCCGGACGCCAGCGTCGACGACGGCACCGAGCAGCGCGCCGACCGGGCCCTGCTGATGGACATCCTCGGCGTGCTCGCCCCCAAGCAGCGCAGCGTCGTCGTGCTGCGGCACTGGGAGCAGATGAGCACCGAGGAGACCGCGGCCGCGCTCGGCATGTCCACCGGCACCGTCAAGAGCACCCTGCACCGGGCCCTCGCCCGTCTCCGCCAGGAGCTGGAGAACCGCGACATAGACGCCCGCATCCTGGAGCGCGGGCAGCAGGAGCGGGAGCGGTGCGCGGCCTGA
- a CDS encoding A/G-specific adenine glycosylase: protein MTSTPAIPSAMTAVAENASAAASAAEATDGTGLHGPVTDWFAEHARDLPWRRPEAGAWGVMVSEFMLQQTPVSRVLPVYEQWLARWPRPADLAAEPPGEAVRAWGRLGYPRRALRLHAAASAIQERHGGDVPREHAQLLALPGVGEYTAAAVASFAYGQRHAVLDTNVRRVFARAVTGRQYPPNATTAAERKLARALLPEDEGLAARWAAATMELGALLCTARAPECHRCPIAAQCAWRLAGAPAHDGPPRRTQAYAGTDRQVRGKLLAVLRDAVTPVPQGALDAVWDEPVQRARALDGLVSDGLVEPLGGGRYRLPHS from the coding sequence ATGACTTCCACGCCTGCCATTCCCAGTGCCATGACCGCCGTCGCCGAGAACGCCTCCGCCGCCGCATCGGCCGCGGAGGCCACGGACGGGACCGGGCTGCACGGCCCGGTCACCGACTGGTTCGCCGAGCACGCTCGCGACCTGCCCTGGCGCCGCCCAGAGGCGGGCGCCTGGGGTGTGATGGTGAGCGAGTTCATGCTCCAGCAGACCCCGGTGAGCCGTGTGCTGCCGGTGTACGAGCAGTGGCTGGCCCGCTGGCCGCGGCCCGCCGACCTCGCCGCGGAGCCGCCGGGCGAGGCGGTGCGTGCCTGGGGCCGGCTCGGCTATCCGCGGCGCGCGCTGCGCCTGCACGCCGCGGCCTCCGCCATACAGGAGCGCCACGGCGGCGACGTCCCCCGTGAACACGCCCAGCTGCTGGCGCTGCCCGGCGTCGGCGAGTACACCGCGGCGGCCGTCGCCTCCTTCGCCTACGGGCAGCGGCACGCGGTGCTGGACACCAACGTCCGCCGGGTCTTCGCCCGCGCCGTCACCGGCCGCCAGTACCCTCCGAACGCCACCACCGCCGCCGAGCGCAAGCTCGCCCGCGCCCTGCTCCCCGAGGACGAGGGCCTCGCGGCCCGCTGGGCGGCGGCCACGATGGAGCTGGGCGCCCTGCTCTGCACCGCGCGCGCCCCGGAGTGCCACCGCTGCCCGATCGCCGCGCAGTGCGCCTGGCGGCTGGCCGGGGCGCCGGCCCACGACGGTCCGCCGCGTCGCACCCAGGCGTACGCGGGGACCGACCGCCAGGTGCGCGGCAAGCTGCTGGCCGTCCTGCGGGACGCGGTCACGCCGGTCCCGCAGGGTGCGCTGGACGCGGTGTGGGACGAGCCGGTGCAGCGGGCCCGCGCGCTCGACGGGCTGGTGTCGGACGGCCTGGTGGAGCCGCTGGGCGGCGGCCGCTACCGCCTGCCGCACTCCTGA
- a CDS encoding pyridoxamine 5'-phosphate oxidase family protein, with product MACPAAIRRALDGHTTVTLAYVDEDGPQACAVLYAAATAAEGAPVLYFVTAASTRHGQALGKPGARVAFTVQRDGQEWSGLTGIQGRGGCRPLSGDARAAGWRFYTARFPFVEADERLRAALERTALWELRPDWLRLIDNAQGFGHKEEWRG from the coding sequence GTGGCCTGCCCCGCCGCCATCCGGCGGGCGCTGGACGGGCACACCACGGTGACGCTGGCCTACGTGGACGAGGACGGGCCGCAGGCGTGCGCGGTGCTCTACGCCGCCGCGACGGCCGCCGAAGGGGCGCCGGTGCTGTACTTCGTCACCGCGGCGAGCACCCGGCACGGCCAGGCCCTGGGGAAGCCGGGCGCGCGGGTGGCGTTCACGGTGCAGCGGGACGGCCAGGAGTGGAGCGGGCTGACCGGGATTCAGGGGCGCGGCGGCTGCCGTCCGTTGAGCGGGGACGCGCGGGCCGCCGGGTGGCGCTTCTACACCGCGCGCTTCCCGTTCGTCGAGGCCGACGAACGGCTGCGCGCGGCCCTGGAACGCACCGCGCTGTGGGAACTGCGCCCGGACTGGCTGCGGCTGATCGACAACGCGCAGGGGTTCGGGCACAAGGAGGAGTGGCGGGGGTAG
- a CDS encoding NAD-dependent epimerase/dehydratase family protein, with amino-acid sequence MRLLMLGGTEFVGRALVEAALARGWDVTVFHRGRHAPPEGAAVRHGDRLAEGGLAALEDGEWDAVVDTWSAAPTAVRDTARLLAGRVGAYAYISSGSVYAYPPGQRISETAPLVAGSPDATDADDYAQAKRGGELAAVEAFGDRALLVRAGLVLGPYENIGRLPWWLNRIARGGPVLAPGPRELPLQYIDVCDLAEWTLDAVRDGRSGPYNLVSEPGHATMGELLESCARVTGSSAELRWTAPEDVLAAGIEPWTELPVWLPPGELHDVMHGGDVAKAVAAGLRCRPVGETVADTWAWLRGIGGTAPQRPDRPAPGLPADKEAAVLG; translated from the coding sequence ATGAGGCTACTGATGCTGGGCGGAACGGAGTTCGTGGGGCGGGCGCTGGTCGAGGCGGCGCTGGCCCGGGGCTGGGACGTCACGGTCTTCCACCGGGGGCGGCACGCGCCGCCCGAAGGGGCCGCGGTGCGCCACGGCGACCGGTTGGCGGAGGGCGGGTTGGCCGCCCTTGAGGACGGCGAGTGGGACGCCGTCGTGGACACCTGGAGCGCCGCGCCGACGGCGGTCCGGGACACCGCCCGGCTGCTGGCCGGCCGGGTCGGGGCCTACGCGTACATCTCCAGTGGGTCGGTGTACGCGTACCCGCCCGGGCAGCGGATCAGCGAGACGGCGCCGCTGGTGGCGGGCTCGCCGGACGCCACCGACGCCGACGACTACGCACAGGCCAAACGGGGCGGCGAGCTCGCCGCGGTCGAGGCGTTCGGGGACCGCGCGCTGCTGGTCCGCGCGGGGCTGGTCCTCGGCCCGTACGAGAACATCGGGCGGCTGCCGTGGTGGCTGAACCGGATCGCCCGCGGCGGCCCGGTCCTCGCGCCGGGACCGCGCGAACTGCCGCTGCAGTACATCGACGTGTGCGACCTCGCGGAGTGGACCCTGGACGCCGTACGGGACGGGCGCTCCGGCCCGTACAACCTGGTCAGCGAGCCGGGGCACGCCACGATGGGCGAGCTGCTGGAGAGCTGTGCGCGGGTGACCGGCTCGTCGGCCGAACTGCGGTGGACGGCGCCGGAGGACGTGCTCGCGGCGGGCATCGAGCCGTGGACGGAACTGCCGGTCTGGCTGCCGCCGGGCGAGCTGCACGACGTGATGCACGGCGGAGACGTCGCCAAGGCGGTGGCGGCCGGGCTGCGTTGCCGGCCGGTCGGCGAGACGGTGGCGGACACATGGGCGTGGCTGCGCGGTATCGGCGGGACCGCGCCGCAGCGGCCGGACCGGCCGGCACCGGGCCTGCCGGCGGACAAGGAGGCGGCGGTGCTGGGGTAG
- the disA gene encoding DNA integrity scanning diadenylate cyclase DisA, whose protein sequence is MAANDRASSPGRSAGTGTESLMRASLSAVAPGTALRDGLERILRGNTGGLIVLGFDKTVESMCTGGFVLDVEFTATRLRELCKLDGALVLDKDITKILRAGVQLVPDASIPTEETGTRHRTAQRVSIQTNFPVVSVSQSMRLIALYVDGERRVLEESAAILSRANQALATLERYKLRLDEVAGTLSALEIEDLVTVRDVSAVAQRLEMVRRIATEIAEYVVELGTDGRLLALQLEELIAGVEPERELVARDYVPEPTAKRSRTVAEALAELDALSHAELLELPIVARALGYSGSPETLDSAVSPRGFRLLAKVPRLPGAVIDRLVDHFGGLQKLLAASVDDLQAVEGVGETRARSVREGLSRLAESSILERYV, encoded by the coding sequence GTGGCAGCGAACGACCGGGCGTCGTCTCCCGGCAGGTCCGCAGGGACCGGCACCGAGAGCCTGATGCGCGCCTCGCTGAGCGCCGTCGCGCCCGGTACGGCCCTGCGGGACGGCCTGGAGCGCATTCTCCGCGGCAATACGGGCGGCCTGATCGTCCTCGGCTTCGACAAGACCGTCGAGTCGATGTGCACCGGCGGCTTCGTCCTCGACGTCGAGTTCACCGCGACCCGGCTGCGCGAGCTGTGCAAGCTCGACGGGGCGCTGGTGCTGGACAAGGACATCACCAAGATCCTCCGGGCCGGGGTCCAGCTGGTGCCGGACGCCTCCATCCCCACCGAGGAGACCGGCACCCGCCACCGCACGGCCCAGCGGGTCTCCATCCAGACCAACTTCCCGGTGGTCTCGGTCAGCCAGTCCATGCGCCTGATCGCGCTCTACGTGGACGGCGAGCGCCGCGTCCTGGAGGAGTCCGCGGCGATCCTCTCCCGCGCCAACCAGGCGCTGGCCACCCTGGAGCGCTACAAGCTCCGGCTCGACGAGGTCGCCGGCACCCTCTCCGCCCTGGAGATCGAGGACCTGGTCACCGTCCGCGACGTCTCCGCGGTCGCCCAGCGCCTGGAGATGGTCCGCCGGATCGCCACCGAGATCGCCGAGTACGTCGTCGAACTGGGCACCGACGGCCGGCTGCTGGCCCTCCAGCTGGAGGAGCTGATCGCCGGGGTGGAGCCGGAGCGCGAACTGGTCGCCCGCGACTACGTCCCCGAGCCCACCGCCAAGCGCTCCCGCACGGTCGCCGAGGCACTGGCCGAGCTGGACGCCCTCAGCCACGCCGAACTCCTCGAACTCCCCATCGTGGCCCGCGCATTGGGCTACAGCGGCTCTCCTGAGACGCTGGACTCGGCGGTCTCGCCGCGCGGCTTCCGGCTGCTGGCCAAGGTCCCCCGTCTCCCCGGCGCGGTCATCGACCGCCTGGTCGACCACTTCGGCGGCCTCCAGAAGCTCCTCGCCGCCAGCGTCGACGACCTCCAGGCCGTCGAGGGCGTCGGCGAGACCCGCGCCCGTTCCGTCCGCGAGGGCCTCTCCCGCCTGGCGGAGTCCTCGATCCTGGAACGGTACGTCTAG
- the radA gene encoding DNA repair protein RadA: MATRKSSAKERPSYRCTECGWTTAKWLGRCPECQAWGTVEEFGGTPAVRTTAPGRVTTAALPIGQVDGRQATARPTGVPELDRVLGGGLVPGAVVLLAGEPGVGKSTLLLDVAAKAASAEHRTLYVTGEESASQVRLRADRIGALDEDLYLAAETDLSAVLGHLDSVKPSLLIMDSVQTVASPEIDGAPGGMAQVREVAGALIRASKERGMSTLLVGHVTKDGAIAGPRLLEHLVDVVLHFEGDRHARLRLVRGVKNRYGTTDEVGCFELHDEGITGLADPSGLFLTRRDEPVPGTCLTVTLEGRRPLVAEVQALTVDSQIPSPRRTTSGLETSRVSMMLAVLEQRGRISALGKRDIYSATVGGVKLSEPAADLAVALALASAASDTPLPKNLVAIGEVGLAGEVRRVTGVQRRLAEAARLGFTHALVPTDPGKIPDGMRVLEVGDVGQALSVLPKRVRREAPREEEARR, translated from the coding sequence ATGGCAACTCGCAAATCGTCGGCCAAGGAGCGCCCCTCGTACCGCTGCACCGAGTGCGGCTGGACCACCGCCAAGTGGCTCGGCCGCTGCCCGGAGTGCCAGGCGTGGGGCACGGTCGAGGAGTTCGGCGGCACCCCCGCGGTGCGCACCACCGCGCCCGGCCGGGTCACCACCGCCGCCCTGCCCATCGGCCAGGTCGACGGCCGGCAGGCCACCGCCCGCCCGACCGGCGTGCCCGAGCTGGACCGCGTCCTGGGCGGCGGGCTGGTCCCCGGCGCGGTGGTGCTGCTGGCCGGCGAGCCCGGCGTCGGCAAGTCCACCCTCCTGTTGGACGTCGCCGCCAAGGCGGCCTCCGCCGAGCACCGCACGCTCTATGTGACGGGCGAGGAGTCCGCGAGCCAGGTCCGGCTGCGCGCCGACCGCATCGGCGCCCTCGACGAGGATCTCTATCTGGCGGCCGAGACCGACCTCTCCGCCGTCCTCGGCCATCTGGACAGCGTCAAGCCCTCGCTGCTGATCATGGACTCCGTGCAGACCGTCGCCTCCCCGGAGATCGACGGCGCCCCGGGCGGCATGGCCCAGGTCCGCGAGGTCGCCGGCGCCCTGATCCGGGCCTCCAAGGAGCGCGGCATGTCCACGCTCCTGGTCGGCCACGTCACCAAGGACGGTGCGATCGCCGGCCCCCGCCTCCTGGAGCACCTGGTCGACGTCGTCCTGCACTTCGAGGGCGACCGGCACGCCCGGCTCCGCCTCGTCCGCGGCGTGAAGAACCGCTACGGCACCACCGACGAGGTCGGCTGCTTCGAGCTGCACGACGAGGGCATCACCGGCCTCGCCGACCCCTCCGGCCTCTTCCTGACCCGCCGCGACGAGCCGGTGCCCGGCACCTGCCTGACGGTCACCCTTGAGGGCCGCCGCCCGCTGGTCGCCGAGGTCCAGGCGCTGACCGTCGACTCCCAGATCCCCTCCCCCCGGCGCACCACCTCCGGCCTGGAGACCTCCCGGGTCTCGATGATGCTCGCCGTCCTGGAGCAGCGCGGCCGGATCAGCGCCCTCGGCAAGCGCGACATCTACAGCGCCACGGTCGGCGGGGTGAAGCTCAGCGAGCCGGCCGCGGACCTCGCGGTCGCCCTCGCCCTGGCCAGCGCGGCCAGCGACACCCCGCTGCCCAAGAACCTCGTCGCGATCGGCGAGGTCGGGCTGGCCGGCGAGGTCCGGCGGGTCACCGGCGTGCAGCGCCGCCTGGCGGAGGCGGCCCGGCTCGGCTTCACACACGCCCTGGTTCCCACCGACCCCGGCAAGATCCCCGACGGAATGCGGGTCCTGGAGGTCGGCGACGTCGGCCAGGCACTGTCCGTGCTGCCCAAGCGGGTCCGCCGGGAGGCCCCGCGGGAGGAGGAAGCGCGCCGGTAG
- a CDS encoding BACON domain-containing protein: MSSRPEHPTHTTGAHRSRTPASRRHRTQTDGRPARPEHQDRYEPHLDGLFTYCLSVLCEHDAAAVVLGETLALAERQHGRRPGDPALFRPWLYALARWACLRRLTEQAAPDAVGPPDPDRTPARRRELAALAWPEAAGTTPEQREVLELSVRHRLAPEEIAAVTGADPGATRTLLGAASCEVERTRAALAVVEFGRCPDVARLAGDSQMLLGAALRRELVRHVDDCAECRRTAERATAAGPWPGTAPAAQGALPLVTADRSAVCAALTAASESRSGRAEGVPGAAPAKGGRSGGANGSPRYDRRGFPVAPTDRSARRRRRRNRMLTSTVVATVLAAPVLALWAAYRSAPETGEADVLSAVAANEVAGPGDGKPGHRPYENAGNARPSVPRRPGLPFGDGLSDVSVAVLGGGPTPPGGQEEKGPGRLTVDAQPAEGNTVITIRASGGTPVRWQASTAAPWIQLSRTAGQLEPGQITKVTVYVDHDREPDGNWRSAIAIEPGGTVINLKGHGATEPAQGQGRPASGSPHPTRPRPQPSHPSPRPRPGPTRPAPTPSPTRPTHPAPSPSAPSPTRPGPTGSPAPTSAPTTGASPRSEPPGQPNASDPPNPPKPSQTARPPR, from the coding sequence ATGAGCAGCAGGCCCGAGCACCCTACGCACACCACCGGCGCACACCGGTCGCGCACCCCCGCGTCGCGCCGGCACCGGACGCAGACCGACGGGCGGCCCGCCCGCCCCGAGCACCAGGACCGCTACGAGCCCCATCTGGACGGGTTGTTCACCTACTGCCTGTCCGTGCTGTGCGAGCACGACGCGGCCGCCGTGGTCCTCGGCGAGACCCTCGCGCTCGCCGAGCGCCAGCACGGCCGCCGCCCCGGCGACCCGGCGCTCTTCCGCCCCTGGCTCTACGCCCTGGCCCGCTGGGCGTGCCTACGGCGGCTCACCGAGCAGGCCGCCCCGGACGCCGTCGGCCCGCCCGATCCGGACCGGACACCGGCGCGCCGGCGCGAACTGGCCGCGCTGGCCTGGCCGGAGGCCGCCGGCACCACCCCCGAGCAGCGCGAGGTGCTGGAGCTGTCGGTGCGGCACCGGCTGGCGCCGGAGGAGATCGCCGCGGTGACGGGCGCCGACCCGGGCGCCACCCGGACGCTGCTGGGCGCCGCGTCCTGCGAGGTGGAGCGGACCCGGGCGGCGCTGGCGGTGGTCGAGTTCGGGCGATGTCCGGACGTGGCCCGGCTGGCCGGGGACAGCCAGATGCTGCTGGGCGCGGCGCTCCGCCGGGAGCTGGTGCGCCATGTCGACGACTGCGCGGAGTGCCGCCGGACCGCCGAGCGGGCCACCGCCGCCGGGCCGTGGCCGGGCACCGCGCCCGCCGCCCAGGGCGCGCTGCCGCTGGTCACCGCGGACCGTTCGGCGGTGTGCGCGGCGCTGACGGCGGCGTCGGAGTCCCGGTCGGGGCGGGCCGAGGGCGTACCGGGGGCCGCGCCCGCGAAGGGCGGCCGGAGCGGTGGAGCAAACGGTTCTCCACGCTACGACCGCAGGGGGTTCCCGGTCGCTCCCACGGACCGCTCCGCCCGCCGCCGCCGGCGCCGCAACCGGATGCTGACCAGCACCGTCGTGGCGACGGTGCTGGCGGCGCCGGTGCTCGCGCTGTGGGCGGCGTACCGCAGCGCCCCGGAGACGGGCGAGGCGGACGTCCTGTCGGCGGTGGCGGCCAACGAGGTCGCGGGGCCGGGGGACGGCAAGCCGGGCCACCGCCCGTACGAGAACGCGGGCAACGCCCGGCCGTCGGTGCCGCGGCGCCCCGGACTGCCGTTCGGCGACGGGCTGTCGGACGTCTCCGTCGCGGTGCTGGGCGGCGGCCCGACGCCGCCCGGCGGCCAGGAGGAGAAGGGGCCGGGCCGGCTGACGGTCGACGCGCAGCCGGCCGAGGGCAACACCGTGATCACCATCCGCGCCTCCGGCGGCACCCCGGTGCGCTGGCAGGCGTCGACCGCCGCGCCCTGGATCCAACTGAGCCGCACCGCCGGGCAGTTGGAGCCCGGACAGATCACCAAGGTCACGGTCTATGTGGACCACGACCGGGAGCCGGACGGGAACTGGCGGTCCGCGATCGCCATCGAGCCCGGCGGCACCGTCATCAACCTCAAGGGACACGGGGCGACCGAGCCCGCGCAGGGGCAGGGGCGGCCCGCGTCCGGCAGTCCGCACCCGACGCGTCCGCGACCGCAGCCGTCGCACCCGTCGCCGCGGCCGAGGCCCGGGCCGACGCGGCCCGCGCCGACGCCGTCCCCGACGCGTCCGACCCACCCGGCACCGTCTCCGTCGGCTCCGTCGCCCACGCGTCCCGGGCCGACCGGGAGTCCGGCGCCGACGTCCGCGCCGACCACGGGGGCGAGCCCGCGGTCGGAGCCGCCGGGGCAGCCGAACGCGTCCGACCCGCCGAACCCGCCGAAGCCGTCGCAGACTGCGCGGCCGCCGCGCTGA